One Gadus morhua chromosome 1, gadMor3.0, whole genome shotgun sequence DNA segment encodes these proteins:
- the otud5a gene encoding OTU domain-containing protein 5-A isoform X2, whose amino-acid sequence MTILPKKKPGSAVGVSDHADDSDRRSGSDPHQHPHPRTGARPRASPPPWSYQPAPASAREDRRSIEASSRPQQASPQPGGSGSPVGPGEGRDNSGGIAAGSRGEVVVSAGAGCGGGISSCCSGPGLSKRRRQAGTCSGGVAALTGGGQPGVTGQGSIGSGGETEEGAGGNNSEDEYENAARLQSVDPATVEQEHWFEKALGEKKGFVIKKMKEDGACLFRAVADQVYGDQDMHEVVRKHCMDYLMKNADYFSNYVTEDFTSYINRKRKNNCHGNHIEMQAMAEMYNRPVEVYQDGTEPINTFHGIHQNKDEPIRVSYHRNIHYNSVVNPNKATIGVGLGLPAFKPGYADTSLMKSAIKTSEESWIEQQMLEDKKRATDWEATNEAIEEQVARESYLQWLQDQEKQARQPRKASATCSSATAAACSGLDDWSARSPRQRDSDPSHSDLATTASTTNKPPSPTGAGLSLNKPPSPCAPGPSNPSRHHLEYRAIMQEMSPTAFGLTDWEDDEILASVLAVSQQEYMDTMLPQGTTTLHRERDASPDSS is encoded by the exons atgACGATCCTCCCGAAGAAGAAGCCCGGCTCCGCCGTCGGGGTCTCGGATCACGCCGACGACAGCGACCGCCGGAGCGGTTCCGACCCACACCAGCATCCGCACCCGCGGACCGGAGCACGGCCCAGAGCTTCTCCGCCCCCGTGGTCTTACCAGCCCGCCCCGGCCTCCGCCAGGGAGGACAGGCGTAGCATCGAGGCTAGTTCTCGGCCGCAGCAGGCCTCTCCCCAGCCTGGCGGCTCGGGGTCTCCCGTAGGACCGGGCGAAGGGAGAGACAACAGCGGCGGAATAGCGGCTGGTTCCCGGGGTGAAGTGGTGGTGTCGGCCGGGGCTGGTTGTGGAGGAGGGATCAGCAGCTGCTGCTCGGGGCCTGGGCTTAGCAAGCGGCGGCGACAGGCAGGCACTTGTTCCGGCGGAGTAGCCGCTCTCACCGGGGGAGGTCAGCCCGGGGTGACCGGCCAAGGAAGCATTGGGTCCGGCGGAGAGACGGAGGAAGGAGCCGGTGGAAACAACAGCGAAGACGAGTATGAGAATGCCGCTCGGCTGCAGTCGGTTGATCCGGCAACGGTTGAGCAG GAACACTGGTTTGAGAAGGCCCTCGGAGAGAAGAAGGGTTTTGTCATTAAAAAGATGAAGGAAGATGGTGCCTGTTTGTTCAGAGCAGTAG CTGACCAGGTGTACGGGGATCAGGATATGCACGAAGTGGTTCGTAAGCACTGCATGGACTACCTG ATGAAGAATGCTGATTACTTCTCCAACTACGTGACTGAGGACTTCACCTCCTACAtcaacaggaagaggaaaaacAACTGCCATGGCAACCACATCGAGATGCAAGCCATGGCTGAGATGTACAACCGGCCGGTAGAGGTTTACCAGGACGGCAcag AACCAATCAACACGTTCCATGGTATCCACCAGAACAAGGAcgagccaatcagagtgagCTACCACAGAAACATCCACTACAACTCCGTGGTGAACCCCAACAAGGCCACGATAGGGGTAGGGCTGGGCCTGCCTGCCTTCAAACCcggg TATGCCGACACGTCCCTCATGAAGTCGGCCATCAAGACGTCGGAGGAGTCGTGGATCGAGCAGCAGATGCTGGAGGACAAGAAGCGGGCGACGGACTGGGAGGCCACCAACGAGGCCATCGAGGAGCAGGTGGCCCGCGAGTCCTACCTGCAGTGGCTCCAGGACCAGGAGAAGCAGGCCCGCCAG ccccgTAAGGCTAGTGCTACCTGTAGTTCAGCGACGGCAGCGGCGTGCAGCGGGTTGGACGACTGGAGCGCCCGGTCACCGAGGCAACGGGACTCTGACCCCTCCCACTCTGACCTAGCAACCACCGCGTCAACCACCAACAAACCACCCTCCCCAACGGGGGCGGGCCTCAGCCTCAACaagcccccctctccctgtgcaccag GTCCTAGTAACCCCAGCCGTCACCACCTGGAGTACAGAGCCATCATGCAGGAGATGTCTCCCACAGCGTTTG
- the otud5a gene encoding OTU domain-containing protein 5-A isoform X1 produces MTILPKKKPGSAVGVSDHADDSDRRSGSDPHQHPHPRTGARPRASPPPWSYQPAPASAREDRRSIEASSRPQQASPQPGGSGSPVGPGEGRDNSGGIAAGSRGEVVVSAGAGCGGGISSCCSGPGLSKRRRQAGTCSGGVAALTGGGQPGVTGQGSIGSGGETEEGAGGNNSEDEYENAARLQSVDPATVEQQEHWFEKALGEKKGFVIKKMKEDGACLFRAVADQVYGDQDMHEVVRKHCMDYLMKNADYFSNYVTEDFTSYINRKRKNNCHGNHIEMQAMAEMYNRPVEVYQDGTEPINTFHGIHQNKDEPIRVSYHRNIHYNSVVNPNKATIGVGLGLPAFKPGYADTSLMKSAIKTSEESWIEQQMLEDKKRATDWEATNEAIEEQVARESYLQWLQDQEKQARQPRKASATCSSATAAACSGLDDWSARSPRQRDSDPSHSDLATTASTTNKPPSPTGAGLSLNKPPSPCAPGPSNPSRHHLEYRAIMQEMSPTAFGLTDWEDDEILASVLAVSQQEYMDTMLPQGTTTLHRERDASPDSS; encoded by the exons atgACGATCCTCCCGAAGAAGAAGCCCGGCTCCGCCGTCGGGGTCTCGGATCACGCCGACGACAGCGACCGCCGGAGCGGTTCCGACCCACACCAGCATCCGCACCCGCGGACCGGAGCACGGCCCAGAGCTTCTCCGCCCCCGTGGTCTTACCAGCCCGCCCCGGCCTCCGCCAGGGAGGACAGGCGTAGCATCGAGGCTAGTTCTCGGCCGCAGCAGGCCTCTCCCCAGCCTGGCGGCTCGGGGTCTCCCGTAGGACCGGGCGAAGGGAGAGACAACAGCGGCGGAATAGCGGCTGGTTCCCGGGGTGAAGTGGTGGTGTCGGCCGGGGCTGGTTGTGGAGGAGGGATCAGCAGCTGCTGCTCGGGGCCTGGGCTTAGCAAGCGGCGGCGACAGGCAGGCACTTGTTCCGGCGGAGTAGCCGCTCTCACCGGGGGAGGTCAGCCCGGGGTGACCGGCCAAGGAAGCATTGGGTCCGGCGGAGAGACGGAGGAAGGAGCCGGTGGAAACAACAGCGAAGACGAGTATGAGAATGCCGCTCGGCTGCAGTCGGTTGATCCGGCAACGGTTGAGCAG CAGGAACACTGGTTTGAGAAGGCCCTCGGAGAGAAGAAGGGTTTTGTCATTAAAAAGATGAAGGAAGATGGTGCCTGTTTGTTCAGAGCAGTAG CTGACCAGGTGTACGGGGATCAGGATATGCACGAAGTGGTTCGTAAGCACTGCATGGACTACCTG ATGAAGAATGCTGATTACTTCTCCAACTACGTGACTGAGGACTTCACCTCCTACAtcaacaggaagaggaaaaacAACTGCCATGGCAACCACATCGAGATGCAAGCCATGGCTGAGATGTACAACCGGCCGGTAGAGGTTTACCAGGACGGCAcag AACCAATCAACACGTTCCATGGTATCCACCAGAACAAGGAcgagccaatcagagtgagCTACCACAGAAACATCCACTACAACTCCGTGGTGAACCCCAACAAGGCCACGATAGGGGTAGGGCTGGGCCTGCCTGCCTTCAAACCcggg TATGCCGACACGTCCCTCATGAAGTCGGCCATCAAGACGTCGGAGGAGTCGTGGATCGAGCAGCAGATGCTGGAGGACAAGAAGCGGGCGACGGACTGGGAGGCCACCAACGAGGCCATCGAGGAGCAGGTGGCCCGCGAGTCCTACCTGCAGTGGCTCCAGGACCAGGAGAAGCAGGCCCGCCAG ccccgTAAGGCTAGTGCTACCTGTAGTTCAGCGACGGCAGCGGCGTGCAGCGGGTTGGACGACTGGAGCGCCCGGTCACCGAGGCAACGGGACTCTGACCCCTCCCACTCTGACCTAGCAACCACCGCGTCAACCACCAACAAACCACCCTCCCCAACGGGGGCGGGCCTCAGCCTCAACaagcccccctctccctgtgcaccag GTCCTAGTAACCCCAGCCGTCACCACCTGGAGTACAGAGCCATCATGCAGGAGATGTCTCCCACAGCGTTTG